One window of uncultured Erythrobacter sp. genomic DNA carries:
- a CDS encoding autotransporter domain-containing protein, producing the protein MTISASTKFRAIGSASVLALTVGLSGAAFAQSAPPPVGSPPTPTAPSVPANAEECAITAGVVVCAPGTDADGFFDVSGNPLGLDVQDGAVVQDSIIITGAVDGTVAGAIVTTGQFGSGLLIGENSNVTVDGFIQTSGSLALGIETEDNTAVTVNGIVYTTGQNADAIGLSTGSSVTNNGLIQTDGAGSSAILAFGDTATVTNSVTGSIITSNGGSHGVEGVNAVTVDNAGLIQTFGDQASAVTAGAGSSVTNSGNIVTLGDNLTAIALGDNSSVNNSSLIATTGRTAVGVSVGASSTVTNSDTISTEGNDFSDAVVLGTGSTLNNSGAVATDGEQSFAVFGAGDNVTVNNNAGGSLIANGEGSFAISLLNGGTVNNDGSVSTSSDFSFAVDALDDATVVNNGSISTAGASSVGVNMGDNSSLSGTGSITTVGDDSIAVIAQDNSVIDFGAGSAVTTSGVNAGGVVVLGNGSVTNAGDIATSGDGAQGVTVTGDATVNNSGSVSADLARGFDIGGAADFTNSGSVTSGNSDGVRFAGSATASNSGSISGVTGIAGEGDAQTVVNSGSITGTGGTAVALGDGADSFEQAAGGSTSGDVDLGLGDDTFVLSGTSSSIAGSIFGGDGTDTALLGGTLDSDNLSGFENTSINGARISGDRTLQGDVVVDGQVTLGLGVDTLTSTGAMTLENTGEVVIETPLDAALLGQTVLVLQEGTTFTDNGATITILDDDLLIDYTPVFGSLSVQVSAADPLVTSADPNVVTFGSALSGAVTAGTISTANFDLLNDLPDAAALEGAALDALPSLSEGAGREIFESSNAASQALTRHLSGEGTGVWGEITVRGAEQDAVSPSAGGYESEQKIFTIGGDFAVGETARIGLLASYADIENDDLSGGIERGETEIESMKFGVYGGVTFMERGFLNGEVAYLTGEVETGRNGVLGPINSAFDFDGWAYSATAGYDLLGGDQTSVTPFVGINGAKISFDNATETGGFGFGVVRDDAEFTELRGGIELAGQFGMVRAFVSGTGIHDLGDDARNFNLTSAELGNFTVALPTREDNRFELAAGATVDVSPNFSIGLGYLGDFADGYDGHAGRATMRLAF; encoded by the coding sequence ATGACCATCTCCGCTTCGACGAAGTTTCGTGCAATCGGCAGCGCTTCGGTGCTTGCCCTGACTGTCGGCCTCTCCGGCGCAGCGTTTGCGCAATCGGCTCCGCCGCCAGTGGGCTCCCCGCCGACGCCGACCGCGCCGAGCGTCCCTGCCAATGCAGAAGAATGCGCGATCACCGCAGGCGTGGTTGTCTGCGCACCGGGCACCGATGCGGATGGCTTTTTCGACGTTTCGGGCAATCCGCTTGGCCTTGATGTGCAGGACGGCGCAGTGGTTCAGGATTCGATCATCATCACCGGCGCGGTCGACGGGACTGTCGCTGGCGCGATTGTGACGACGGGGCAGTTCGGCAGCGGCTTGCTCATCGGCGAGAATTCGAACGTCACGGTTGACGGTTTTATCCAGACGAGCGGTAGCCTCGCGCTCGGTATCGAGACCGAGGACAACACGGCCGTAACCGTCAATGGCATCGTCTATACAACCGGCCAGAATGCGGATGCGATCGGCCTTTCCACCGGTAGCAGCGTTACCAATAACGGGCTGATCCAGACCGACGGAGCAGGCTCTTCGGCTATCCTTGCCTTTGGCGATACGGCCACTGTGACCAATTCAGTGACCGGCTCTATCATCACCAGCAATGGCGGCAGCCACGGGGTCGAAGGCGTCAATGCGGTGACCGTCGACAATGCCGGCCTGATCCAGACCTTTGGCGATCAAGCCTCTGCCGTCACGGCAGGCGCAGGTTCGAGCGTTACGAATAGCGGCAACATCGTCACTTTGGGCGACAACCTCACCGCAATCGCGCTGGGCGACAATTCCAGCGTGAACAACTCCTCGCTGATCGCAACCACCGGACGCACCGCTGTGGGCGTATCGGTTGGCGCGAGTTCGACTGTGACCAACAGCGACACGATTTCGACCGAAGGCAATGACTTCTCTGACGCTGTGGTGCTCGGCACCGGCAGCACGCTGAACAATAGCGGCGCTGTCGCCACCGATGGCGAGCAATCCTTCGCGGTGTTCGGTGCGGGCGACAACGTCACGGTCAACAACAATGCAGGCGGATCGCTTATCGCCAATGGCGAGGGCAGCTTTGCCATCTCGCTGCTAAATGGCGGCACCGTCAACAATGATGGCAGCGTTTCGACCAGCAGCGACTTCTCCTTTGCCGTCGATGCTCTCGACGATGCGACTGTAGTCAATAATGGCTCGATCAGCACAGCGGGTGCATCCTCGGTCGGCGTCAATATGGGCGACAATTCAAGCCTTTCCGGAACCGGTTCGATCACCACTGTGGGCGACGATTCCATCGCGGTGATTGCGCAGGACAATTCGGTGATCGACTTCGGCGCGGGCAGTGCGGTGACGACGTCCGGCGTCAATGCGGGCGGCGTGGTTGTGTTGGGCAATGGCAGCGTGACCAATGCTGGCGATATCGCAACATCGGGTGACGGCGCGCAGGGCGTGACCGTGACCGGCGATGCGACCGTCAACAATAGCGGTTCGGTTTCGGCTGATCTGGCGCGCGGGTTCGACATTGGCGGCGCGGCTGACTTCACCAATTCGGGCAGCGTTACCTCGGGCAATAGCGACGGCGTTCGCTTTGCCGGCAGCGCGACTGCCAGCAATAGCGGCTCGATCAGCGGCGTAACCGGCATTGCCGGCGAAGGCGATGCGCAAACGGTGGTGAACTCCGGTTCGATCACTGGCACCGGTGGCACTGCTGTCGCACTGGGCGACGGCGCTGACAGTTTCGAGCAAGCTGCTGGCGGTTCGACCAGCGGCGATGTTGATCTGGGCCTTGGCGATGACACTTTCGTCCTCTCCGGCACAAGCTCCAGCATTGCAGGCTCGATCTTTGGCGGCGACGGCACAGACACCGCATTGCTGGGCGGAACGCTGGATTCCGACAATCTGAGCGGGTTTGAAAACACCTCCATCAACGGCGCACGCATCAGCGGCGACCGCACGCTTCAAGGCGATGTGGTGGTTGACGGTCAGGTCACGCTCGGCCTTGGCGTCGATACGCTGACTTCGACCGGCGCGATGACGCTGGAGAATACCGGCGAAGTGGTGATCGAAACCCCGCTTGATGCAGCTTTGCTCGGCCAGACGGTTCTGGTGCTTCAGGAAGGCACGACCTTCACCGATAACGGCGCGACCATCACGATCCTCGATGACGATCTGCTGATCGATTACACGCCGGTCTTCGGTTCGCTGTCGGTGCAGGTCAGCGCGGCTGATCCGCTGGTCACTTCGGCTGATCCCAATGTCGTGACGTTCGGTTCCGCTTTGAGCGGCGCGGTGACAGCTGGCACGATCAGCACGGCCAATTTTGACCTGCTCAACGATCTGCCGGACGCCGCCGCTCTTGAAGGCGCTGCGCTCGACGCATTGCCCTCGCTGAGCGAAGGCGCAGGCCGTGAGATCTTCGAAAGCTCGAATGCGGCAAGCCAGGCGCTCACCCGTCACCTTTCGGGTGAAGGCACCGGCGTTTGGGGCGAGATCACTGTGCGCGGCGCAGAGCAGGACGCGGTCAGCCCGTCTGCCGGCGGCTATGAGAGCGAGCAGAAAATCTTCACCATTGGCGGCGATTTTGCCGTGGGTGAGACTGCCCGCATCGGCCTGCTCGCCAGCTATGCCGATATCGAGAATGACGATCTGTCAGGCGGTATCGAGCGCGGCGAGACCGAGATCGAAAGCATGAAGTTCGGCGTCTATGGCGGCGTCACCTTCATGGAACGCGGCTTCCTCAACGGCGAAGTCGCCTACCTGACAGGTGAAGTCGAGACCGGCCGCAATGGTGTGCTCGGACCGATCAACTCGGCCTTCGACTTCGATGGCTGGGCCTATAGCGCGACGGCCGGTTATGACCTGCTGGGCGGCGACCAGACCTCGGTCACGCCGTTTGTCGGCATTAACGGGGCGAAGATCAGCTTTGACAATGCAACAGAAACCGGCGGCTTTGGCTTTGGCGTGGTCCGCGACGATGCGGAGTTCACCGAGCTGCGTGGCGGGATCGAGCTTGCCGGTCAGTTTGGCATGGTTCGCGCCTTTGTCAGCGGCACAGGGATCCACGATCTCGGCGACGATGCGCGCAACTTCAACCTGACTTCGGCTGAGCTGGGCAACTTCACCGTTGCTCTGCCGACGCGCGAAGATAACCGCTTCGAACTGGCAGCGGGCGCGACGGTTGATGTGTCGCCCAACTTCTCGATCGGTCTGGGCTATCTCGGCGACTTCGCCGATGGTTATGACGGTCACGCAGGCCGCGCCACCATGCGCCTCGCTTTCTAA
- a CDS encoding NADH:flavin oxidoreductase/NADH oxidase family protein has product MFDNPLTLPCGATLPNRFAKAAMTEGLATPDGRPTPELERLYGIWSDGGAGMLLSGNIIIDKDHLERPGNVVIDREPDADMAARLASWAKAATRGGNHFWAQLSHGGRQTQKLVNPDPKSSSDVALDLPGGQFGKPSPLTVEEIADLVQRWATASKACKDAGFTGVQIHGAHGYLISQFLSPRVNLRTDEYGGSLENRARILREIVQAARAAVGPDFPISVKLNSADFQKGGFAFEDSLQVVKWLEEDSVDLIEISGGTYEQPKLMGVEGAEEEEVQNVAPSTAAREAYFVDFAKAMQAHVNVPLMVTGGFRTRGAMEQALESGAADVIGLGRPLCVVTDAPKQLIEGRKDLPRYEDDLDLIPAWLGFLKRFQIMKAINGFAGIYWFYQQIWMLGHEGRTDDQFSVFRAFRLVEARNKDIMARRG; this is encoded by the coding sequence ATGTTCGACAATCCACTCACCCTGCCGTGCGGCGCTACTTTGCCGAACCGCTTTGCCAAGGCGGCGATGACCGAGGGGTTGGCGACGCCTGATGGCCGACCTACGCCTGAACTTGAGCGGCTCTATGGCATCTGGTCCGATGGCGGTGCGGGTATGCTGCTTTCGGGCAATATCATCATCGACAAGGACCATCTGGAACGCCCCGGCAATGTCGTGATCGACCGCGAGCCCGATGCAGACATGGCCGCGCGGCTCGCGAGCTGGGCCAAGGCGGCGACGCGCGGCGGCAACCATTTCTGGGCGCAGCTCAGCCACGGCGGACGCCAGACTCAGAAGCTGGTGAACCCCGATCCCAAATCCTCTTCCGACGTCGCGCTAGACCTGCCCGGAGGCCAGTTCGGCAAGCCCTCCCCGCTCACAGTCGAAGAGATCGCAGACCTGGTGCAGCGCTGGGCCACCGCCTCGAAAGCTTGCAAGGATGCAGGCTTCACCGGCGTGCAGATCCACGGCGCGCATGGCTATCTGATCTCGCAATTCCTCTCCCCGCGGGTGAACCTGCGCACGGACGAATATGGCGGCAGTCTTGAGAACCGCGCGCGAATTCTGCGCGAAATTGTGCAGGCAGCGCGCGCCGCCGTCGGCCCCGACTTCCCGATCTCGGTCAAGCTCAACAGCGCCGATTTCCAAAAGGGCGGCTTTGCGTTCGAAGACTCGCTCCAAGTGGTCAAATGGCTGGAGGAAGACAGCGTCGACCTGATCGAGATTTCGGGCGGCACTTACGAACAGCCCAAGCTGATGGGCGTCGAAGGCGCAGAGGAAGAGGAGGTGCAGAACGTCGCCCCCTCCACCGCCGCGCGTGAGGCCTATTTCGTCGATTTCGCCAAGGCGATGCAGGCGCATGTCAATGTGCCGCTGATGGTCACGGGCGGCTTTCGCACCCGCGGCGCGATGGAGCAGGCGCTGGAAAGCGGCGCGGCGGATGTGATCGGGCTGGGCCGCCCGCTCTGCGTAGTGACCGACGCCCCCAAACAGCTGATCGAGGGGCGCAAAGACCTGCCGCGTTACGAGGATGACCTCGATCTCATCCCCGCATGGCTGGGCTTCTTGAAGCGCTTCCAGATCATGAAAGCGATCAACGGATTTGCGGGGATTTACTGGTTCTATCAGCAGATCTGGATGCTCGGCCATGAAGGGCGCACGGACGACCAGTTCTCGGTCTTCAGGGCCTTTCGTCTGGTCGAGGCTCGCAACAAGGATATCATGGCGCGAAGAGGGTAA
- a CDS encoding NINE protein: MDDNFRKQMVFESNRKSVGIAYLLWLLLGGFGVHRFYTGNTASGVAQLILLISFIGWLVLIPWLLIDLALIPGMVRDKNMEVINMLNHADPKGAPPEEPRPAEREPLPITNETDRRRQAMLDDLRQTGYRKERRDRFPLNR, translated from the coding sequence GTGGACGACAATTTTCGCAAGCAGATGGTGTTTGAAAGCAATCGCAAGTCGGTGGGCATTGCCTATCTGCTGTGGTTGTTGCTCGGCGGTTTTGGCGTGCACCGGTTCTACACCGGCAATACCGCCTCGGGCGTTGCGCAGCTCATTCTGCTAATTTCGTTCATTGGCTGGCTTGTCCTGATCCCGTGGTTGCTGATCGACCTTGCGCTGATACCCGGCATGGTGCGGGACAAGAATATGGAAGTGATCAACATGCTCAACCATGCTGATCCCAAAGGCGCGCCGCCAGAAGAGCCACGCCCGGCCGAACGCGAACCGCTGCCGATCACAAACGAGACCGACCGCCGCCGTCAGGCGATGCTCGATGACCTGCGCCAGACCGGATACAGGAAAGAACGACGGGACCGGTTTCCTCTCAATCGGTAG
- a CDS encoding replication-associated recombination protein A, whose translation MADLFEDDPVPAQAQAPRDDSDAPLADRLRPRALDEVIGQEHLTGPEGAIGRMVAAGKLASMVLWGPPGTGKTSIARLLADAVGMRFVAISAVFSGVADLKKAFAEADKMASAGRKTLLFVDEIHRFNRAQQDGFLPFVERGTVTLVGATTENPSFALNAALLSRAQVLILERLGHEALEALLTRAEGLEGPLPLTPDARAALVASADGDGRFLLGQAETLYNAKLPEPLDPAALGAFLQRRVAVYDKDRDGHYNLISALHKALRGSDPQASLYYLARMLTAGEEPLFVLRRLVRFASEDIGLADPQALTQCLAAKDAYQFLGSPEGELAIVQACLYCATAPKSNAAYAAQKSAFRTARETGSLLPPANILNAPTKLMKDIGYGDGYSYDHDADEGFSGDNYWPEEMEPQSFYEPVERGFERKLRERMAYWDKLRGERQR comes from the coding sequence ATGGCAGACCTGTTCGAAGACGACCCGGTGCCCGCACAGGCACAAGCACCCCGAGACGATAGCGACGCACCGCTGGCAGACCGTCTGCGCCCGCGCGCGCTAGATGAAGTCATAGGGCAGGAACACCTCACCGGCCCCGAAGGCGCAATCGGGCGCATGGTCGCGGCAGGCAAGCTTGCCAGCATGGTCCTGTGGGGACCGCCGGGGACTGGCAAGACCAGCATCGCGCGCCTTCTCGCCGATGCGGTGGGCATGCGCTTTGTCGCGATCAGTGCGGTGTTTTCGGGTGTCGCCGACCTGAAGAAGGCCTTTGCCGAAGCCGACAAGATGGCCAGCGCGGGCAGGAAGACGCTGCTGTTCGTGGACGAGATCCACCGCTTCAACCGCGCGCAGCAGGACGGGTTCCTCCCCTTTGTCGAGCGCGGGACGGTGACTTTGGTGGGCGCGACCACCGAGAATCCCAGTTTTGCATTGAATGCTGCTTTGCTCAGCCGCGCACAGGTGCTGATCCTGGAACGATTGGGGCATGAAGCGCTGGAGGCTTTGCTCACCCGCGCCGAAGGCCTCGAAGGCCCCCTCCCCCTCACACCAGACGCCCGCGCCGCTTTGGTCGCAAGCGCCGATGGAGACGGGCGCTTCCTGCTCGGGCAGGCGGAGACGCTCTACAATGCGAAGCTGCCCGAACCGCTCGATCCGGCGGCTTTGGGCGCGTTCCTGCAACGCCGCGTGGCGGTCTATGACAAGGACCGTGACGGGCATTACAACCTCATCAGCGCGCTGCATAAGGCTCTGCGCGGGTCCGATCCGCAGGCCTCGCTTTACTATCTCGCGCGGATGCTGACGGCGGGCGAGGAGCCGCTTTTCGTCCTGCGCCGCCTGGTGCGGTTTGCGTCGGAAGACATAGGCCTCGCCGATCCGCAGGCGCTCACCCAATGCCTCGCGGCCAAGGATGCCTACCAGTTCCTTGGCTCTCCCGAAGGCGAGCTGGCGATTGTGCAAGCCTGCCTCTACTGCGCCACCGCGCCCAAATCGAACGCCGCCTATGCTGCGCAGAAATCCGCCTTCCGCACGGCGCGCGAAACTGGCAGCCTGTTGCCGCCTGCCAACATCCTCAACGCGCCGACAAAGCTGATGAAGGATATCGGATATGGCGACGGCTATTCCTATGACCACGACGCGGATGAAGGCTTTTCGGGCGACAATTACTGGCCCGAGGAAATGGAGCCGCAAAGCTTCTACGAGCCGGTCGAGCGCGGCTTTGAACGCAAGCTCCGCGAGCGGATGGCCTATTGGGACAAATTGCGCGGGGAACGCCAAAGATGA
- a CDS encoding PadR family transcriptional regulator: MTWNKHRKFNRRGGWENLGPMIAMMAASGGKWEADFGGWDEDGPGGGGRRHGRKRRGRMFGQGELRLALLALIAEEERHGYELIKAIEDMTGGSYAPSPGAVYPTLQMLADEGKITEAKSKDAKKPFKATDEGTAELEERADEVEALMARLGKHGERAEKVRSPDLFRAMGNLATVLKNRARTGTLDKKVMDEIVDIIDEVAKRIERI, translated from the coding sequence ATGACCTGGAACAAACATCGCAAATTCAATCGCCGCGGCGGCTGGGAAAATCTCGGGCCGATGATTGCCATGATGGCGGCATCAGGCGGCAAATGGGAAGCCGATTTTGGCGGCTGGGACGAAGATGGACCCGGCGGCGGCGGTCGCAGGCATGGGCGCAAGCGCCGGGGCCGGATGTTCGGCCAAGGCGAACTGCGCCTCGCGCTGCTCGCACTGATCGCTGAGGAAGAGCGTCACGGTTATGAACTGATCAAGGCGATCGAGGACATGACCGGCGGCAGCTATGCGCCCAGCCCCGGTGCGGTTTACCCGACGCTGCAAATGCTCGCCGATGAAGGCAAGATCACCGAGGCGAAGTCGAAGGATGCGAAGAAGCCCTTCAAGGCGACCGATGAAGGCACCGCCGAACTCGAAGAGCGCGCCGATGAAGTCGAGGCGCTGATGGCGCGGCTCGGCAAGCATGGCGAGCGGGCCGAAAAGGTTCGCTCTCCCGACCTATTCCGCGCGATGGGCAACCTTGCCACTGTGCTGAAAAACCGCGCGCGCACCGGCACACTCGACAAGAAGGTGATGGACGAAATCGTCGACATTATCGACGAGGTCGCCAAGCGGATCGAGCGGATCTAG
- a CDS encoding glycosyltransferase family 1 protein, with amino-acid sequence MKTSDLRIALFSGNYNYTRDGANQALNRLVGSLLAKGAAVRIYAPTVENPDFEPTGDLVGVPNVRMPVKGRGEYRLPLRLGRAVKRDLAKFKPNIVHLSSPDPSGHAALSWAQDHDIPVLASVHTRFETYPRYYKLAFLEPVVTGILRRFYNRCDALVAPSQSMIDELIATDMHDDISLWTRGVDRTIFAREKRDPELRRSLGLEEDDVAIVFLGRLVMEKGLDVFAETIVQLRKRQVPHKVLVIGDGPARGWFEEALPGGIFAGFKTGADLGKALASGDIFLNPSITETFGNVTLEAMACGLPVVAAGATGASSLVTDGETGRLVPLKGKGSNAAPDSEGLAEAIAPYCTDPALRMAHGQAGEDRSREYSWEAINQVVADTYVRLIEDRRALQEAEAAAEAAA; translated from the coding sequence ATGAAAACATCGGACCTCAGGATCGCCCTTTTCAGCGGCAATTACAATTACACACGAGACGGGGCGAATCAGGCGCTCAACCGTCTTGTTGGATCACTGCTGGCCAAAGGCGCAGCGGTGCGGATCTATGCGCCTACGGTCGAAAATCCCGATTTCGAACCGACCGGCGATCTGGTTGGCGTTCCCAATGTGCGCATGCCGGTGAAGGGTCGCGGCGAATATCGCCTGCCCTTGCGGCTGGGGCGCGCGGTGAAGCGCGATCTGGCCAAGTTCAAGCCCAACATCGTTCACCTGTCTTCGCCCGATCCCTCGGGCCACGCGGCGCTGAGCTGGGCGCAGGATCACGACATTCCCGTGCTTGCCTCGGTCCACACGCGGTTCGAAACCTATCCGCGCTATTACAAGCTCGCCTTTCTTGAGCCGGTCGTCACCGGCATTTTGCGGCGGTTCTACAATCGCTGCGATGCGCTGGTCGCGCCGTCGCAAAGCATGATCGACGAGCTGATCGCGACAGACATGCATGACGACATCTCGCTGTGGACACGCGGGGTGGACCGCACGATCTTTGCGCGCGAGAAACGCGATCCCGAATTGCGCCGCTCGCTTGGCCTTGAGGAGGACGACGTCGCGATTGTCTTTCTCGGGCGGCTGGTGATGGAAAAGGGCCTCGACGTCTTTGCCGAAACTATCGTCCAGCTGCGCAAGCGTCAGGTTCCGCACAAGGTTCTGGTGATCGGCGACGGCCCGGCGCGCGGCTGGTTCGAAGAGGCGCTTCCGGGCGGTATCTTCGCAGGGTTCAAGACCGGCGCTGATCTGGGCAAGGCGCTGGCGAGCGGGGACATCTTCCTCAACCCGTCGATCACCGAGACGTTCGGCAATGTAACACTGGAAGCCATGGCCTGCGGGTTGCCGGTGGTGGCAGCAGGAGCGACCGGCGCATCGAGCCTCGTTACCGATGGCGAGACCGGCCGGCTCGTGCCGCTTAAAGGCAAAGGCTCGAACGCCGCGCCAGACAGCGAAGGCCTCGCCGAAGCCATCGCGCCCTATTGCACCGATCCCGCCTTGCGCATGGCGCATGGTCAGGCAGGCGAAGATCGCAGCCGCGAATACAGCTGGGAAGCGATCAATCAGGTCGTCGCAGACACCTATGTGCGCCTGATCGAAGACCGTCGCGCGCTGCAAGAGGCGGAAGCGGCAGCCGAAGCCGCCGCGTAG
- a CDS encoding phosphoserine transaminase produces the protein MTNVPAEPAVKPARPQFSSGPTVKFPGWTLDKLQTESLGRSHRSALAKGRLKYAIDLSRELLGIPDDYLIGIMPASDTGALEAAMWNMLDPARPTTVAAWESFGNVWIQDAAKQLKLPNLTTLSADYGEIPDLASIPQDNDVVFTWNGTTSGAMIPNTDWLAPGREGITINDATSAIFAMEMDWAKLDATTYSWQKVMGSEAQHGMLILSPKAVERIESYDPSWPLPKLFRMKKGDKLNRGIFEGATINTPSLLATEDYIAALEWAKSIGGRQAMFERANTNANLVKDWIEATPWLKNMVSDPAQRTNTGVCMQFTGEWYDGLSADDQAAVPKKIVKLLEDRHVGYDFNGYRDAPPSLRIWCGGTLEASDITALLPWIEWAYASVKAG, from the coding sequence ATGACTAACGTACCTGCCGAGCCGGCAGTAAAGCCGGCGCGTCCCCAATTTTCATCCGGCCCGACGGTCAAGTTCCCCGGATGGACCCTCGACAAATTGCAAACCGAATCGCTCGGGCGCTCGCATCGCTCCGCGCTTGCCAAAGGTCGTCTGAAATACGCGATTGACCTCTCTCGCGAGCTGCTGGGCATCCCCGACGACTACCTGATCGGCATTATGCCAGCCTCCGACACCGGCGCTCTCGAAGCAGCGATGTGGAACATGCTCGACCCCGCGCGCCCGACGACGGTTGCGGCGTGGGAGAGCTTTGGCAATGTCTGGATTCAGGATGCGGCGAAGCAGCTGAAGCTTCCGAACCTGACGACGCTTTCGGCAGATTACGGCGAGATTCCCGACCTAGCTTCGATCCCGCAGGACAATGACGTTGTCTTCACCTGGAACGGCACGACGTCCGGCGCGATGATCCCGAACACCGACTGGCTCGCTCCGGGCCGTGAAGGCATCACCATCAACGACGCTACCAGCGCTATCTTCGCGATGGAGATGGACTGGGCGAAGCTCGATGCGACGACCTATAGCTGGCAAAAGGTTATGGGCAGTGAAGCGCAGCACGGCATGCTGATCCTCTCGCCCAAAGCGGTCGAGCGGATTGAAAGCTATGACCCGTCATGGCCGCTGCCCAAACTGTTCCGCATGAAAAAGGGCGACAAGCTCAATCGCGGCATCTTTGAAGGCGCGACGATCAACACGCCTTCGCTGCTCGCGACCGAGGATTACATCGCCGCGCTCGAATGGGCGAAGTCGATCGGCGGGCGTCAGGCGATGTTCGAACGCGCCAACACCAACGCCAATCTGGTCAAGGACTGGATCGAAGCGACGCCGTGGCTCAAGAACATGGTCTCCGACCCGGCGCAGCGCACCAATACCGGCGTGTGCATGCAGTTCACCGGCGAATGGTATGATGGCCTTTCAGCAGACGATCAGGCCGCAGTGCCCAAGAAGATCGTGAAACTGCTCGAAGACCGCCATGTTGGCTACGACTTCAACGGCTACCGCGACGCTCCGCCGTCCCTGCGCATCTGGTGCGGCGGCACGCTGGAGGCGTCCGATATCACGGCGCTGCTGCCGTGGATCGAATGGGCCTACGCGAGCGTTAAAGCCGGTTGA